The following are encoded in a window of Castanea sativa cultivar Marrone di Chiusa Pesio chromosome 5, ASM4071231v1 genomic DNA:
- the LOC142635307 gene encoding uncharacterized protein LOC142635307 encodes MVKKYSLSIIFLMETRSKEGFLKNLCLKLQTDNVFIVPRPNIGGGLALYWRNSIDLNVVDSSPTYIDAVVNPGVDDAWRFTGFYENPVTANREHSWALLKHLCLKMDLPWMCIGDFNEIVKAEEKMGGALRRERQMREFQEALDFCGFQDLGFVGSLFTWCNNQPDEGVIWIRLDRGSDDENKRFYKRNRPFRFEAAWLKDEGCEGVIKHAWQKHCPGKHMERVMSKIETCCTSLQHWSRLSFGNIRQLLEKKKKQLVQAEALSMRGGSHDQVRILKGEVYDLMVKEDAMWHQRARVEWLKNGDMNTTYFHSRATQRNKRNFISKLVLEDNSVAEDEKMIGEAMVNYFRNLFTSTSPSDFEPILQGIESKITPGMNADLIRDFTDLEVEQALKQMKPLSAPGPDGMSHIFYKSCWNLISQDVIAAALSVLNSGTMPDNLNLTYIALIPKTKSPEQAKDFRPISLCNVLYKIISKTIANRLKKLLPKVVSESQSAFMSNRLISDNIHVAFETLHHIKNKRKGKSGLWLLNLT; translated from the exons ATGGTCAAAAAATATTCTCTGTCCATCATTTTCCTTATGGAAACCAGATCAAAGGAAGGCTTCTTAAAAAACCTATGTTTGAAACTACAGACAGACAATGTTTTTATTGTTCCACGACCAAACATAGGAGGTGGTTTAGCTCTCTACTGGAGGAATAGCATTGATCTTAACGTAGTGGATTCCTCACCAACTTACATTGACGCTGTGGTTAACCCAGGAGTGGATGACGCCTGGCGGTTCACAGGTTTCTACGAAAATCCGGTAACAGCCAATCGGGAACACTCTTGGGCGCTACTCAAGCATTTATGTCTAAAGATGGACTTACCATGGATGTGCATAGGAGATTTCAATGAAATTGTTAAAGCAGAAGAAAAAATGGGAGGTGCCCTTAGGCGGGAAAGACAAATGAGGGAATTCCAGGAAGCGTTGGATTTCTGTGGCTTTCAAGACTTGGGTTTTGTGGGTTCACTGTTCACTTGGTGCAATAACCAACCTGATGAGGGGGTGATCTGGATTCGGCTAGATAGGGG TTCAGATGATGAGAACAAGCGTTTCTACAAGCGGAATAGACCATTTCGTTTTGAAGCTGCATGGTTAAAGGATGAGGGTTGTGAAGGGGTAATTAAACATGCATGGCAGAAACATTGTCCAGGAAAGCATATGGAAAGGGTAATGTCCAAGATTGAGACATGTTGTACAAGTCTGCAGCACTGGAGCAGATTGTCCTTCGGCAACATAAGACAACTgctggaaaaaaagaagaagcagttGGTTCAAGCAGAAGCTTTGTCAATGAGAGGGGGCAGCCATGATCAGGTTCGGATTCTAAAGGGGGAAGTATACGATCTTATGGTTAAGGAAGATGCTATGTGGCACCAAAGGGCAAGGGTTGAGTGGCTGAAAAATGGTGACATGAACACTACCTATTTCCACAGCAGAGCAACTCAACGAAATAAAAGAAACTTTATTTCAAAGTTGGTCTTGGAGGATAACTCGGTTGCTGAGGATGAAAAAATGATTGGAGAAGCCATGGTGAACTATTTCAGAAATCTTTTCACTTCAACATCCCCATCAGATTTTGAGCCGATTCTCCAAGGTATTGAATCAAAGATAACCCCTGGTATGAATGCAGACTTGATCCGAGATTTCACGGATTTGGAGGTTGAGCAAGCCTTGAAACAAATGAAACCATTGTCAGCACCTGGACCCGATGGTATGtctcatattttttataaatcttgTTGGAATTTAATAAGCCAAGATGTAATTGCTGCTGCCCTTTCTGTCCTTAATTCGGGTACAATGCCAGACAACTTAAACCTCACTTACATAGCCCTCATTCCGAAGACCAAATCACCAGAACAAGCAAAAGATTTTAGACCTATAAGCCTTTGTAATGTCCTATACAAAATCATCTCCAAGACCATTGCCAACCGCCTAAAAAAACTCCTACCCAAAGTGGTTTCTGAATCACAAAGTGCCTTCATGTCCAATAGATTAATATCTGATAATATCCATGTTGCCTTTGAAACACTCCACCACATTAAAAATAAGCGGAAAGGAAAATCAGGTTTATGGCTCTTAAACTTGACATGA
- the LOC142635305 gene encoding protein DELAY OF GERMINATION 1 yields MASDDQERSQCCFLKWMNLQQEELLELHQALALHAHHHNNINNGNDLIQLVEKCIKHFQDYADKRSRLAQNDVSAFFAPTWCTNWENSLLWIAGCRPSQYIRLIYALSGLEIEAQLNEFLQGTSTGKLGDLCSKQLHQLDSLHSQTIRAEEKLTTQLASLQEDVADQPIAMIAKGLFHVGEINKEVDKALDQHEKAMAGVLEEADRLRLSMLKELIGILTPLQAVEFLAAGKKLHLCVHEWGKRRDLSHGRGSFNKINEHG; encoded by the coding sequence ATGGCAAGTGATGATCAAGAGCGCTCCCAATGCTGTTTCCTCAAATGGATGAATCTCCAACAAGAAGAGCTCTTAGAGCTCCACCAAGCTCTAGCCCTACACgcccaccaccacaacaacatcaacaatggAAACGACCTAATCCAACTCGTAGAAAAGTGCATCAAACACTTCCAAGACTACGCTGACAAGCGAAGCCGACTAGCCCAAAACGACGTTTCTGCTTTCTTTGCTCCAACCTGGTGCACCAACTGGGAAAACTCGCTGCTTTGGATCGCTGGTTGCAGACCTTCCCAATATATCAGACTCATTTATGCGCTGAGTGGGTTGGAAATTGAGGCTCAACTCAACGAGTTCCTTCAGGGCACAAGCACTGGGAAACTTGGCGACCTTTGTTCCAAACAACTTCACCAACTCGACAGTTTGCACAGCCAAACGATCAGAGCTGAGGAAAAATTGACAACCCAGTTGGCGAGTTTGCAAGAGGACGTAGCAGATCAGCCCATTGCAATGATTGCAAAGGGGTTGTTCCATGTCGGTGAGATAAATAAAGAAGTTGACAAGGCTCTGGATCAACATGAGAAAGCCATGGCTGGTGTTTTGGAAGAGGCTGATAGGTTGAGGTTGAGCATGCTCAAGGAGCTGATAGGGATATTGACGCCTTTGCAAGCTGTGGAGTTTCTTGCAGCTGGTAAGAAGCTTCACCTATGTGTTCATGAGTGGGGTAAAAGGAGGGATCTTAGCCATGGGAGAGGAAGTTTTAACAAGATTAATGAGCATGGCTAA
- the LOC142635306 gene encoding uncharacterized protein LOC142635306, translating to MLLKIHNLAEKVAFIAWSIWFNRNASRVGRPTLPTTQIHRDALERLQDFQVAIDLPFHIPAESHPAYWLPPLPQQFKENCDGALFHDINYASLGVVIRNHEGLVMAALAEQVPLPPSVEDVEAMAWTLASELGLQGVVFEGDCEVVFKHLTTAESSWASFGHITDKVRALASNMRAASFSHIKRSGNVVADKLARLAKFSSDPQIWIEDIHCNAKNLVIIDRSFLSI from the coding sequence ATGCTACTAAAAATCCACAACCTTGCTGAAAAAGTGGCTTTCATTGCGTGGAGCATTTGGTTTAACCGCAATGCATCGAGAGTGGGCAGGCCAACGTTGCCAACAACACAGATCCATCGGGACGCTTTGGAGCGACTCCAAGATTTCCAAGTTGCCATCGATCTGCCATTTCACATACCTGCAGAATCACACCCGGCTTATTGGCTTCCACCACTGCCTCAGCAGTTCAAAGAAAATTGTGATGGAGCTTTGTTCCATGACATAAACTATGCTAGCCTAGGAGTGGTTATCCGAAACCATGAAGGCTTGGTTATGGCAGCTTTAGCTGAACAGGTCCCTCTGCCTCCATCAGTTGAGGATGTGGAAGCAATGGCGTGGACACTTGCTAGTGAGCTTGGACTGCAAGGTGTAGTGTTTGAGGGTGATTGCGAGGTGGTTTTCAAGCACCTCACTACTGCCGAGTCAAGCTGGGCTTCTTTTGGTCACATAACTGATAAGGTTCGCGCTCTAGCTTCGAATATGCGAGCTGCCTCTTTTTCCCATATAAAACGTAGTGGTAATGTTGTAGCTGATAAGCTTGCCCGATTAGCTAAGTTCTCGTCTGATCCGCAGATTTGGATTGAAGACATACATTGTAATGCAAAAAATCTTGTAATAATTGACAGAAGTTTTCTATCCATCTAA